A region of the Blastocatellia bacterium genome:
TGCTTGGTTTGACTGTGTCTAGCCTGGAGTTGAGCAAAGCGAAGTCTGGGACAGTGGTACCCACACATTGCCCCCAAGCCTCAAAGGCCAGAACCCTCCGGCCAACAGGCATCCCGCTCCGTCCCTAATTCCCCTTGGATTGGGCGCTCGTGTCCCGCTTGTACTCCTGAAAGTCCCCTTAAGCTAGAAAGTCTCGGGCAGGACAAAACTTGCTGACGCCGCCTTTTGGGCGATGTCATTGGACGACATGGGCTACTTGACGACATAAGTTCTAGAGTTACAGGAAGTTGTATGGGGACCTCGATCCGTGCGGGCTACTGGTGGTTATCGGTGAAGCGATAGGTTTGCTCAGTAACTGGACGCGTGAAACCTTAGGCTGTGCAACAACCGACGATTCCCCTAGAAGCGGCACCGTGTGAGTCGTTGAGTTCATCGAATGTAAGGTCTTTTGTTTGAGTATTTTGGAAACCGCATGACTGAGATGAGGGTTGATGTCTTTAATTGACAGCGGGAGATGGGGAATTCGTGGGAAGGAAGAATCGGTCTAAGGGATTGCAGTTATTTAGCTTTTATCGTTACGGCTAAAAATTTTAAGCCGGACCAAAGATACCACTTGACAAACTAAGAAAATCTGCTAATACTTTTAGCAGAAAATCTATGAAGACTAATGAAAGGAGGTGACGGACATGCTGGTCAGATGGAAGCCTTTTGATGAATTCTTCAATCTCTATCGGGATATTGACAACCTCTTCCGTCGCTCGATTGCCGACATTACGCGGGAGCTTTCTGAGTTCACCTCGGAGCAGGAGTTCCGCTGGCCCTTTGCCGGTTTGACGGTCCCTGTTGAGTCCTTCGTGGATCAGGGCAAGCTGAATCTGAGGCTGGAGCTGCCGGGCGTTGATCCCAAGGATGTTGAGGTCAATGTCAGCGGTAATCAACTGACGGTGCGCGGCAAGAAGAGCTTCGACCGTAAGG
Encoded here:
- a CDS encoding Hsp20/alpha crystallin family protein, with amino-acid sequence MLVRWKPFDEFFNLYRDIDNLFRRSIADITRELSEFTSEQEFRWPFAGLTVPVESFVDQGKLNLRLELPGVDPKDVEVNVSGNQLTVRGKKSFDRKVEDKNYFHREIAYGSFERTIQLPEGVDVDKIEATYHNGVLEITMPAPAALEARKVEVKVLEAPKAAAAK